From Excalfactoria chinensis isolate bCotChi1 chromosome 14, bCotChi1.hap2, whole genome shotgun sequence:
GCCAAAAGAGCATCATGCAGCCTCGCAGAGTGGTTGGGGGACACTGTGGGCATGAAGCACTGAGCTGAAGGATGGAGGTGACAGCACCAACCCTCAGCTGGATCGTGGGGCAgctgagcagggacagcaggCACGCTGGGATGGCCAAAGATCCTCGAGGGCATCACggtgtggggctgtgcctgCTGGGGTGGGCAGCGTGGTGACAGTGGGGCACAGACCCGGGTTGGGACCTGGTTTTGCAATGCCAGGGTCAGGTTTCGCTGACGTGTCCGTGCTGCAACCAGCTGCTGACTGTGAGCCTCTCAGCCCTTTAATTATGCTGGCATTTCCTCCCCAGCTGCCAGGCTCCGCTCACCGGCCCCGAGCAGGTTGGGCTGGGTCGTGACCGCGGCCGAGCATCCCGCCTTGCCGGTCGGGCACCACACGCTCCACCTGTGGCTCCACACCTCTGCCAGCGCTCCGCCAGCACCGCACGCTCCTCTGGCACACACCAGCACGCTGCCCAGCCTCTCCATGGGCACGTGGGGCCGGGAGGTGAGCCCAGCTTGGAGCCTGGCAGCTCGGCAGGAGCAGCACGGCCGCAGCGGGGAGAAGCAGCTCCCAAAGGTGCTTGGCCATCTTGCCCTGGCAGCGGCCCGCCGCTCCTTGGCTGTGCTCCCCCGGCCTGCACCGCAGATACTTGCCGAGTTATTCATATTTTCCGGCTGCAGGAGGATCCGGGCTCAGCCTCCCCCTCTTGCACAGCCTCTCCCTGCCAGCCTGAAGGAGTGCGAGCGCTGCTCCCCTTCCCTGGGATGAGCAGCTGGGTGTCGCTTGGTGCACACGGGGACGCAGCACCCCGTTCTGTGCCCAAGGGAGAGCCCGATGCCAGCCAGGCACAGCACTGGGTGGGTGGCGGTGTGACCCCAGCCCCGTGCTGCAGGGCAATGCCTGGGCAGGAGGGGGCAGATGGGGCTCCACACCACAAGGAGCTAATGGTGGCCGTGCCACTGGGTgagcatccccatccctggTACGTCCAGCGCCCACAGGGCTGTGTGCTCACCTGGGTCTGTGCCCACCTGGGTCTGTGCCCAGCTGGCTCAGAGGCTGGTGAGCCCAGGGTGCTCTGACCCCCAGCACTGGGCCCAAAGGGCTGGAGGGGACTGTACAGTCCCACAGTCCCACCCATGTCACAGCGGATTCCTGAGCCGGGGGTACCGGCACAGCCAGGACATCCCCTCCCGTCCCCACACCCGGTGAATGAGGCCCCTCGTCCGCTCGGCTCCACGCACAGAACAAAGCCGCCGTTGTTGCCGGCCCGCAGCCAGCCCGGTGGGCACCGGCACACGCACGGCTCCGTCCCCACCGCCGCTCTGGGCCCCGCGCACAGGAATGCGGGGCCGTTCCCGGCTGCGGGCCCGGTGCTGGCGGGGCCCTTCGTGCCGCCCCCGAACACACCCGTGTCAGCACGTGCCCCCTCCCCGCGCCCAGCGGAGCCGCACGATCAGCCCTTAatcccccttttcccttccagcCGCCGCTCCCGGCTCCTCCCGCGCTCCCTCCCTATTTAATTAAAGTTTCCGCAGCAGCCGGGAGGAATGCGGGCCGCGCTTATCGCCTCCCCCCCCCGGCAGCCCCTCGGCCCCGCTGCTGCCCCGCTGACCCGGCCACGCTCTCAGGTGCCGGGAAGGGGAAAAACCAGCAGAGCCGCTTCGTCCGGAGCCGGCGGTGCCGCCCCGCTGCCACGCGTGGATTCCTGCGGCCTGACTGTGGCCGCGCTGTCCCCGAGCGTTTCCTCCCGCCGGGTGGCGGAGCCAGCCGGGCAGGCGGCGTTGCGTCAGGGCGACCCGGCCGGGCCACCCGGGCTTGGCGTGGTGCGAGGAAAAACAGTCATTAGTGTCATTCGTCACGGCGGCACAGCGCCGTGTGGGCAGCGCCTCGGTCAGACCGGGCCGCCGGGACGGGACGTGCCCGCTCGGGGACGGGGACGCGCTTCTGCTCCGTGCCGTCACCGCAGCGTCCCCTCTGGGTTCCCCGGGTGCCGCCGGCGGCTCGACGGGCAGCGCGAGTTGGGAGTGAGGGACGCTCCGGTGTCACCCTGCATGCGCAGCACGAAGCCGGCGGGGCATCCCCGCGGCCAGGCTGCTCGGTGCGCTGCCGACACGCTTCCCCGTCGGACTCTggtggcagcagctccctgcctgctgtgccCCGAGCAGCGAGCCCTGCTGCCGCGTTGGGATGGGTGCGAGTGGACGGACCGCGCCGGGTCCCACTCAGATGCTGGAGCCTGGCTGCTGAGGACGGGTCACTGTCACCTGGGGACAGCGCGAGTCCCCCCGGCCACATCTCACCCCTCCCCGTGACGAGGCGCCGGCCGGACACGCACCAGGGGCTGCCCGTGGGACGGGACACTCGAGGCCACCGTGCTGGGGACCGGACACCGGCGCCCTCGTCCCCGTACGCCGCCGGGGCTCCATCCCCAGCCAAGACGGGGTCACCGCGTGACCCAGCAGGGCCAGCCGAGCGCGGACTGCCGCTCCCTCCCGGCCCGGGGTCGCGGCACTCaccggggccgggcggggccgggccgggcggtcACTCCATGGCGGCGGGCGGACGCTCCCCTCTCTGGCGGCGCCGGGCCGGGGGGGGCGGCTTTTAGGGAGAGGGGCGTGGCCTGGGGCTGGGGGGCGTGGCCTGCTCTCCCGCCGCATTCCTATTGGCTGTGAGGACAGGGGGGcgaggggcggggcggggctgCCGCGTAGGCTCCGCCCCCTGATCACCTGGGGCCCGGTGTGGGGGGACCCCGGGACCCCCCCGGCACCCCCGGCTGTGGGTACGGCGGTGGTTACGGGCATCTCCCCCAGCTCCGTGCGCCCCAAGCGCCTCCAGGCCCTGGCAGCCACGTAGCACCAGGGCTGGGCATCCCAGCAACTCCCATGCCCTGGCTGACCCGTGTCCCAGGTGTGGGTCCCAATTGCCCCAGGGCAGCTGGAATCCAGCCCCGTGTGTCCCGGTGTCCCCGGCACCCCCATCGCCCCGCTACCTGCCCCGGACAGGGATCAGTTTGCTTTGGGGCACGCTGCCACCGTGCAGCAGGACGGCGGCTGTGGGCGTCCTTGGAGGGCCGTGGCGAAGCCGATGTGACAGCAGCGCTGCAGGGTAACATTCACCACCCCGAGCTGTCCCGGCAGCGGAGCTGCCCTCGTGCGGGCCTTTGCCCCCGGTGGTGGCGGCAGTGCGGGGCTGACGGCGGCGATCCCCGTGCTGGCCGCAGCCACCCGGCCTTGTTTGTCCACGTTGTGCCAACAGACGCGGGCTGGGGTTGCGCCGTACCGGCCGGGGCTGCCCCTGATGTCAGCCGGCTGCCCCGTGCCGTGGAGCCCCGCCGCGGTgccgggctgcggggccggTCTTTGTTTGGCCGTGTTTCCTCAAAGTCGATCCGTGTAAAATCCCGGCACCTCACGTGCTCCCCTCCCCCAGCCGGCACGACCACAAAAATGTCAACCCGAAAGTAATATATTGTCCCTTTGTTCTCCTGAAAGTTGCCTCTGGAGTTTTCTCCTCCACACCCACATCAcggggaaggaagagaagggctTCGGTGCTCCACGTCCACCGAGCATCCCCCGGGCGCAGGGTGGGACAGGGACGAGGACAGGGACGAGGCGCACTGCAGCCAGCCCGGCTGGCAGCTCTGACTGCAGGACTGGTGGggcggtgtgtgtgtgtgcagtgaggTGTGAGCTGTGCAGGCTGCGCCCACCCCAGCCTGGCCGAGCTGTTCCAGCAGGGCCAGGTGGACCCCGGGTTCCCTGTGGTGGCACCTGTGTGCCCCACAACCGCACTGGCACACTTCAGGAACTGTGGGTGGCTGCCAAGGTCTTGCTGCCATAAAGCTGTCACAGTGGGGCTGAGCGTGGCAGGGCTGTAGCGTGGGAAGCTGTAAATGGGGGAGATGCCAAGGACCATTCCCATGTGCCAGACCAAGGGCACCCAGCACTCCCCGCTGCCATGGGCACGGTTGGACTCTGCCCAGCACTTTGCTGGCACCACCAGGAAAATGAGACAGGACTCGGGGTGCCCGTGGGGGGACGGGTCGAGCGGGCAGGATCCAGCCCTGTCTTTATCGGGGTGCAGACTGCTGAGCCCCATCCCGcagtgctcagctccttcctttctttgtagGGCCGTGATCCCGCTGTACGACGCTGACAcggggctgctggtgctggcagggaAGGTGAGGAGCTGGGGAGGTGGGACACAGCGGGGTCATCCTGCACCCTGCTTACACTGAGCTCCTCCATGTCTCTGCCAGGGAGAAAACCTCCTGTACTgcttggaggcagcagcagctcagcctgcactCACTCAAGGTAAACAGGACACATCCTACGCTGGGATGTTTCGGCCCCTATTCCTGCCCCCAGCCCAAGGCTGTCCTGTCTGTCCACAGTCACTCAGTGCCTGATGGAGGGACACACACGGGGCCTGGCTGCCGTCCCCCGCCTGGCCCTGGATGTCATGGCCTGCGAGGTGCTCCGCGTCCTGCAGCTCACCGACACCTTCCTTGTCCCTGTCAGCTACATCGTGCCCCGCAAGGTGAGTTCACGTGGGGCCTTCAGACAGAGCCTCAGCTCCAAGCTCGGTCCACAGGCTGGGGTGGATCAGGGCTCTGCCCCATGGAtgctgccacaggcagggctcaGACCATGGGGAAATGGAGACAGCCACCATTCGCCCTGGGAGCCCCCAGCTCAACCCCTTGGCCCCAGCCTGTGGGTGGCACAATGGTGGGGTGCCTGGTGCCATCCCATTGGTGCCACTTCAACATCTGCTTGCTGGGGAATGGAGAGCAGCCAGGTGTGGTGGGGAGTAAGGGGATAATCAGGTTTCAAGGATAAGATGAGGGAAACCCGTGGGGGATGAAACCTGGGCACTATGTGCTGAATTCTTGGGGCTGGGGGTGAAATCTGGGTGCTGGTGTTGGGTGGCAGAGCCTGGGTGCTCAAAGCTGCaatgccaggagctgcagccagcagctgggagctgcatttcagaaacTGGATGCCTTCAgggtgcccagcacagcccaaagCCAGGCAGCATCTGACACCGACAGgctccagcacacagctctgctgggtcTGAGGCTCCGCACCACCAGGGCACCCATTGGTCTCCTGCATGAGACCACCAGTGCTCAGTGACAGCAAGGGACTGCAGGCAGAGCACCAGGTCACGTCCCACCTAGTGCAGGCTGGCACAGTGGTTCAGGACACTGATCTTGCCGTTCCCTCTCCTGCAGTCCAACCAGGAGTTCCACGAGGATCTGTTCCCTGACTGCGCTGGGATGCTGCCGGCCACAGATGCCAAGGCCTGGTGGGCTGGGGACAACCAGCAGGTGGGTGGCAGTACCTGGGGCTGGGCACAGCGCTGGCACAGCCACTGCAATGCCTTGGGACGGGGCCAGGACACGCACGGAAGGGGAGTGGAGCTGTACACAAGTTGCACGTTTTGCCAGAAGCCGAGGAGGTTTAGtggtggcagagctgtgtgccctCCTGACTGTGCAGTGGGAAAAGTGTTTGAGGACGAGACGCACAGCCCTGTGccttggctgcagcagctggcttggaaagcaaacacagcttCAGGAGATCTCATCTGCTCCCACCCAGTTTAAAATGGTTTTCCAGGAAGAAAGTGTTCAAAAATGCTCTTCTGCAGTCAGTAATTTCCATCTAGGTGCAGCGAGGAGTAAAAATCTAATCAAGAAAAGGCACTTCCCTCCACCTTCCTTAAAAATGTAGACATTCTGAGACGCTATAAATGTGTATTGGAACCACTTAACCATTCCAAAGCTGTGAGCCAGAGAGGGGCCTCCTGCAAATCAGGAGCACCCCCATAAGCCAGACACCACAAGCAGCAGGTTTCGGTGGGGATGATTACAAAACcagggggagaaaaaggaggtTTATTGGGGGTGATCCAGCTGGCTCCCtgacacagccagcagctgggatgCCGTGGCAGGCTCTCCTCTGCCAGTGCCTGCTTGTCACTGCGCTGCTGCCTGGCAGGTGGGGAGGGTGAGCCTGCACCCAGCACGGAGACCCACACAGACCTTCCGATCCCCGCTCATCGCCGCCGCATCCAGCACCCAGCTGCCCGATGACGGCCCCACGGATACTGACCGCAGTGTGAGCACAGGGGTaaggggggctgggggtggcagggctgggggagcagctcctgcccaccACTGTCTCCTATAGGAAGGCAGTGGCTACTCTTCACCCTCCGGCTCGCTGACGTCCCCAAGCAGTGCCGGCCCCTCACTCTCCACCAGCACCGGCCCCTCCAGTGGCTTCGTCAGCAGCCCCAGCCAGAAATCACTGCAGAGTATTTTGGGTGAGTGGGCAGCAGGGTGGGCTCAGCACAACGGCCCACATGGCTGCAGGAGCcgcagcactcagcagcacccacccacccacacaTGCAGGGCCCAGCTCCCGCTTCCGGCACACACAGGGCACGGTGCTGCACCGCGACACCCACATAACCAACCTGCGGGGGCTGAGCCTCACCACGCCGGGCGAGAGCGACGGCTTCTGTGCCAACCACCGGCGTGTTGCCCTCCCGCTGCTCTCTGCTGGTGGCCAGATCGCTGTCCTTGAGGTACTGCAGTCACGAGCAGCTCTTGGTGCTACCACTGCAAGCAGCACACGGGCACCTGACGCACGGCCTACGtgatgctttgctttccatcagCTCTCCAAACCGGGCCGTCTCCCCGATGTGGCTGTGCCCACCATCCAGAATGGTGCAGCAGTGTCCGATCTCTCCTGGGACCCCTTTGACCCACAGCGCCTTGCAGTCGGTACGCACTGGCACCAGCACCCTGCCACGGGTCGCCGTGCCCCACGTTGCTGCTCACCCCCTGCCTGTGTCTCTCTCTGCCTGTGTCGGTGCTGCAGCGGGGGAGGATGCCAAGATCCGGCTGTGGCGGGTGCCTGAGGGCGGGCTGCAGGACACGCTGCAGGAGCCTGAGGCTGTGCTGAGAGGTGAGCGCCCTGCAGGGGGGTCTGGCAGTGTCCCCGTCCCAATGCTGACACTCTGCTCTTCTCACCAGGGCACACAGAGAAGATCTACTCCATCCGCTTCCACCCCGTGGCCGCCGACCTCCTGGTCTCCTCCTCCTATGACATGACAGTGCGGATCTGGGAGCTGGGCgctgggcaggaggtgctgagcCTGCAGGGACACACGGACCAGGTAGGGGATGGGATTAGTGGGGGTCACAGCACTCAGACGTAGCAGGCtgccacactgcagcacagctggatggcAGCTTGGAGCTGGCTTCTGGGGGGCAGTGACTGCAGGCTACCAAAGGGGCAGCATAGCTGGCCACCAAGTCCCCTAGGCCAGCCAGGCACTGGAGCCCAGATCTGTGACAGAGGCATCCTCCATCTCCCAGATCTTCAGCCTGGCCTGGAGCCCCGATGGGAGGAAGCTGGCGACGGCGAGCAAAGATGGCCGGTTGCGGCTCTATGAGCCTCggtgcagcccccagccccagcaggtgGGACCACAGTGGTGAGAGCGGGATGGGATAACTGGAGGGGACAGGTCCCACCACggggagctgctgggcagggtGTGCTGCCAGTGACCCCCCTTCTCCCCATACAGGAGGGTCCAGGCCCCGAGGGAGGCCGTGGGGCACGTGTGGTCTGGGTGTGCGGAGGTGACTTCCTCCTCGTGTCTGGCTTCGACAGGTGAGGGTGGGCACGCGCCATCGCTGGGCATGGTCCCCAGGGGGTGAGGCACAGACACAGTGGGCTCTGCCTTGCCACCTGCTCACCCCCACAGCCGCAGCGAGAGGAGGATCCTTCTGTACCGCGCGCAGGCTCTGCCCGATGGGCCCATCTCCGTTCTCGGCCTCGATGTGGCCCCATCCACACTCCTGCCCTTCTATGATGAGGACACCAGCGTTGTCTTCCTCACCGGCAAGGTGAGACGGAGCTTGTCTGCTTCTAGGGGGCTCCCCGCACAGGACACCGTGGTGTGGAGTCCTTGTGCCCTCACACCGGCCCCCATCCCGCCGTCCCAGGGTGACACCAGAGTCTTCCTTTATGAGGTGACCCCCGAGCCACCCTATTTCCTCGAGTGCAACAGCTTCACCTCCAGCGACCCCCACAAGGTGAGGGGGTTCCCGCCGGGCTGCGCTGCCCGCTCGGCTCCCAGCCCCGCTCACAGCTTTGCTCCACCAGGGCTTCGTGTTCCTGCGCAAGACGGCGTGTGACGTGCGGGACGTGGAGTTCGCCCGGGCGCTGCggctggggcagagcagccTGGAGCCGGTGGCTTTCCGTGTGCCTCGCGTCAAGGTAAGTCACcgtgctgggctgtgtgggtACAAGGCAGCGGGTTCTGCTCACCGTGCCACGTCCCGCAGAAGGAGTATTTCCAAGAAGACGTCTTCCCTCCGACCCGCGTGTGGTGGGAGCCGGCCCTGAGCGCCAGCGCCTGGCTGGGGGGAGCGGACGGGCAGCAGAGCCACGCTGAGCTGCGGCCGGCTGACATGGTGCCAGGTGGGTGCGCGGGGGTGAAACGGGGTCTCGTGGGTGCGGGACCGACCCACATCACGCTGCCCTCGCAGTGAGCCAGGCCCCGAAGGAGGCGCCGGCACGAAAGTTTGTCCCTGCGGCCACGTATCTGGGGGAGAAAACGGACGAGCAGAAGAAGGAGGAGGTGAGTGAGGAGGAGGTGAGTGTGGGGATGGTGGAGCCGCAGCACCGCGATGCCCTGATCCACCGCCCGGCCTGTCCCACAGCTCCTCAGCGCCATGGTGGCCCGGCTGGGGAACCGCCACGACCCGCTGCCGCAGGACTCGTTCGAGGGAGTGGATGAGGCCGAGTGGGTGAGTGAGGGGGGACGAGTGAGGGGGGACAAGGGCCGGGCCGCGGGGAGAGAACCTGGAGGAGCCGCTGGGCCTCACCGAGCCCGGCCTACACAGGACTAGGCCGCAGGAGGAGCCCACAGTGCTGCACGGAACACAGCTGGATGGGAGTCATCTTAGACCGGACCCGCACCAGGGAACAGCCCCGCCATTAAAACCGCTGCAGCTCCACCATTAAAACCGCTGCAGCTCCACCAttaaagctgctgcagctccaccaTTAAAGCCTTGCAGCTCCACCCGCCTCTCCTGTCCTTGTGCGAGGGAACGGAGGcggaggggtgggggggaaatggCGGCCTCTCTCCCGCCTCCTTAGTGCGCATGCGCGGTGCCCGCGGTCCAGACCTCCCCGCTCAGTGCGGCCGCCAGGGGGAGCCGTTGCCCGGCGGAAGGCGGCGCTCCGCCCCGCGCCCTCCGCTCTCTGACCCCGCGCCCTTGCGGGGAGCGGAAGCGGCGGACGGACGATGGTGAGCGGCGGGGCCTGCGCTCGGTTCTGCCGGCACCACGGGGACGCGGAGCTCGGGGCGGGGATGGCGGCGCCGGGACGGGCTGACGGGGCCGGAGGGGCCGCGTGAGGGATCGGGGAGCTGCGGGTCGGAGCCACGCGGGGTTCGAGGCCTGCGGGTGGCGGACGTGGGCCGCGCCGGGGGGAAGCGGGGCCTGTCGGGCCGCGGGGTGTcggcggggcgggggctgcGGCCGTGACGGCTGTCCGTCCCCGCAGGCCAAGTACCTGGCGCAGATCATCCTGGTGGGGGCCCAGGTGGTCGGACGGGCCTTCGTGAGAGCGCTGCGCCAGGAGTTCGCAGGTAGGAGCCGAGCCCGGCCCGGGGCGCCCCCTGCTCCGTATCCACACGGGCTGCGGGAGGGACGGGACGCCCCAAAGACGCTGCCGCCGCCTGCCCAGCACTGCGGCAGGGAGCGGAGCTGGGTGACCCTGTGCAGGGGGGGGCGGCCGGCGGGGGGGTTGTGGCCCAGACCTGGCTGGGAGCCCCCGGCTGTGGGGACTTGAGGGCTGTGGGCCGAGGGCTGACGGTGTCCTCGGGCAGCGAGCCGAGCTGCAGCAGATGCACGGGGACGCTCAGAGAGGCCTCAGTCTGCCGCCGCCTCCAGGATCATTGGCATCAGCCTCCAGGAAGCTCAGCAGATCCTCAACGTCTCCAGCCTCAACCCAGAGGAGATTCAGAAGGTAAAAGCTCCTTCAGAGCAACGCGGCTGGGGAGGGCTGGCACAGGGTGGTGGGGTCCCGGGGGTGTGTAGATGCTGTCCTTGAAGTGTGGCTTATCCTGGGAGGGGTCTCCCTGCTccaactgcagcacagcttgccCAGCAAAGCTGCTGGACACGGACTGTGCTCCTCCAAAGCTGCCCGTCATCTCTGCATGAAGGAGCCTCACCTCCAGGAGCCACAGGCCAATGGGGTTTGGGGAGGGAGGTGCAGGGGCAGCTCCTGATGGAGGCTTTCCTTTGGCAGAACTATGACCATTTATTCAAGGTGAACGACAAGTCGGTGGGAGGTTCCTTCTACCTGCAGTCCAAGGTGAGCAAAGGAAGGAGAGCTGCGGAGTTCCCCAACTCTGCCCTCAGCCCATCCAGCTTCCTTTGATTGGGCAGGAACCTTCCAGAACCGGGTGTTTTGGGGCAGTACCGCTTCCTACTTGGGCTGAACCCATCAGTGGGTCACAGAGGGAGAGCTTTGCTGCCTCTGCCTGGCTGCTTAGGGAGGGAACGGTGGCTGTTGGCACCGgccaagcagagctgtgccatgaGAGGGTCGGGGGTAGGTCTTATCCTCACccttcctcatgctgtagatcTGCCAGCACTGGGGGTAGCACAGAGCTGAGGGACCTGCAGCGCCAGCAATCAGCATGAACTTCCAGAGTCCTGCTGGGGCAGGAAGGTCTCAGAACCTGGTGCTGGCCGGGAGGGAGGTGTGTGTGCAGCCCTGCCCTCCGCATCACCACATCGCCTCGTCCTGCAGGTGGTGAGAGCCAAGGAGCGGCTGGACGAGGAGCTGCGCATCCAGGCCAAGGACgagaaggagaaaggctggAAAGCCGAGACGTGACTGCGGTCACTGGCATCCCCGCTTCCCTCTCCCTTAAGTTATAGGTGGCCAATAAACACCGTGTCCTCCACCACCTGGCCTGGCTGCTCTGCGCCCTGGGAGGGACCCGGGAtggccccagccctgctgctgccccgcGGCTGTCGGTGTGCGGCACAGAAACCTGACCCCATGGGCTGAGTTCTGCCCTGCAGATGATGGAGGTGGCACTGGGAAGGAAGGGTGTCCCCAGCTCGGCCTCAGGGCAGCCAGGGCTCAAATCAcgcccagcagggctgcaggagctaTTTTAGTGGGGGTTGGATGCTCGCAGCCTGACTGCACACATGCCTCTGGCTCTGCACCACGtcagagcagggagctgcatgtAGATGGGCTGCGGGGACGGGCACTGGGTCGGGCACAGCAGTGAGGAGCCCTTTGGGACACAGCAGGGCTGTCCCCAGCTGCATTCCCCCCAGGGCAGGGCCAGCTGTGCCCTCAGCTCGGAGGTGGCAGCCGTGTCACCCACTTCCCCTCTGTCCCTTGGCAGGAGCTCAGTGCTTTGTCCCCACCTCTGGCTCCTTGGGCACAGGCTGCAGCGCGAACCGAAACAGGAACTTACTTCAACTTCactttattgttttcttaataaACTTCCTCTCCCATGGAGGAATATAGTGTTATAATCGTTAGCTTATCTCTTGCTTCTGTAGTCCTTAAAGTCTATGCTAACAGCGATGGAGCCcaacaggaggaaaataaaaacaacccagaAACTACAATAGAAAGGCACTTAGAGACCGTTAAAATACTGATGACCTGGAATGTGCAACAACAAACCGACGAATGAGCAAGAAAAACCAACACCGGCCGGGGAGGCCTGGTCCATGGCCAGATGCCGAGCTGTGGCAGTGCCGGGCGGCCGCTGCACCCCGGCACAAGGACAGTGACATGGGGAGACCTGCTCCCCGCAGGGCGTGCTGCCGGGGGGCCCTTCCCGAGCCCGTGCAGCTGGGTCGGGGTCAGGGAGACCCTCGGTTCAGAGCAAGCTGTGGGCAGGGCGAGGGACGCCTGTGCCCCCGTGTGCTGGGGGTGGGCCCTCAGAAAGGGAgggtctgtgctgcagggatggagcccATGGGGCACCTCTGTGGTATCCCCCATCTCCGAGGCTCCTGCCCCTcggtgctgctggtggagctCAGGGGGAAGCCTGTATacccagctgtgcccaaacTCTCCCTCTTGCCAGGATGGGGTCcggcagcacagagcacagcctgcatcGGCGCTGCCACACAGCCCGGGGGCTCATCTGGGAACACGGGCACCGAGCTGAGAGCACTGAGCTGAGAGCACCGAGCCGCCCAGTGCCGAtgtgcagctgcctgcagccctgcccgCGCTGCCTGCGTGCGCTTGCGGTACATGGTTAGGTATGAACGTAGCTAAACACGGTGGCTCTGCCCCGGTGCGGAGCCGGCACGGC
This genomic window contains:
- the LOC140258546 gene encoding mitochondrial import inner membrane translocase subunit TIM16-like isoform X3 → MAKYLAQIILVGAQVVGRAFVRALRQEFAASRAAADARGRSERPQSAAASRIIGISLQEAQQILNVSSLNPEEIQKNYDHLFKVNDKSVGGSFYLQSKVVRAKERLDEELRIQAKDEKEKGWKAET
- the LOC140258546 gene encoding coronin-7-like isoform X4; the encoded protein is MNRFKASKFRHTEARLPRREAWIGGFRASSIASYGNHAKASCRWVAFSAEAAGVLGIVPLEGRDGGKRIVSQLCCHSDAVTDFDFSPFDPLLLATGSSDETVKVWRLPEEGQELPSSAGLTLGPGGGPVDMLQFHPTADGILTTGVGKQVTVWDMGQQQPLTALEAHGDQLQSLSWKHDGRLLGTSCKDKKLRIFDPRASPAASQCVPGHENNKDSRLLWMGASDCLISVGFSQMREREVKLWDTRKFSGATFTLALDTSSGAVIPLYDADTGLLVLAGKGENLLYCLEAAAAQPALTQVTQCLMEGHTRGLAAVPRLALDVMACEVLRVLQLTDTFLVPVSYIVPRKSNQEFHEDLFPDCAGMLPATDAKAWWAGDNQQVGRVSLHPARRPTQTFRSPLIAAASSTQLPDDGPTDTDRSEGSGYSSPSGSLTSPSSAGPSLSTSTGPSSGFVSSPSQKSLQSILGPSSRFRHTQGTVLHRDTHITNLRGLSLTTPGESDGFCANHRRVALPLLSAGGQIAVLELSKPGRLPDVAVPTIQNGAAVSDLSWDPFDPQRLAVAGEDAKIRLWRVPEGGLQDTLQEPEAVLRGHTEKIYSIRFHPVAADLLVSSSYDMTVRIWELGAGQEVLSLQGHTDQIFSLAWSPDGRKLATASKDGRLRLYEPRCSPQPQQEGPGPEGGRGARVVWVCGGDFLLVSGFDSRSERRILLYRAQALPDGPISVLGLDVAPSTLLPFYDEDTSVVFLTGKGDTRVFLYEVTPEPPYFLECNSFTSSDPHKGFVFLRKTACDVRDVEFARALRLGQSSLEPVAFRVPRVKKEYFQEDVFPPTRVWWEPALSASAWLGGADGQQSHAELRPADMVPVSQAPKEAPARKFVPAATYLGEKTDEQKKEELLSAMVARLGNRHDPLPQDSFEGVDEAEWAKYLAQIILVGAQVVGRAFVRALRQEFAASRAAADARGRSERPQSAAASRIIGISLQEAQQILNVSSLNPEEIQKNYDHLFKVNDKSVGGSFYLQSKVVRAKERLDEELRIQAKDEKEKGWKAET
- the LOC140258546 gene encoding coronin-7-like isoform X2, whose amino-acid sequence is MLQFHPTADGILTTGVGKQVTVWDMGQQQPLTALEAHGDQLQSLSWKHDGRLLGTSCKDKKLRIFDPRASPAASQCVPGHENNKDSRLLWMGASDCLISVGFSQMREREVKLWDTRKFSGATFTLALDTSSGAVIPLYDADTGLLVLAGKGENLLYCLEAAAAQPALTQVTQCLMEGHTRGLAAVPRLALDVMACEVLRVLQLTDTFLVPVSYIVPRKSNQEFHEDLFPDCAGMLPATDAKAWWAGDNQQVGRVSLHPARRPTQTFRSPLIAAASSTQLPDDGPTDTDRSEGSGYSSPSGSLTSPSSAGPSLSTSTGPSSGFVSSPSQKSLQSILGPSSRFRHTQGTVLHRDTHITNLRGLSLTTPGESDGFCANHRRVALPLLSAGGQIAVLELSKPGRLPDVAVPTIQNGAAVSDLSWDPFDPQRLAVAGEDAKIRLWRVPEGGLQDTLQEPEAVLRGHTEKIYSIRFHPVAADLLVSSSYDMTVRIWELGAGQEVLSLQGHTDQIFSLAWSPDGRKLATASKDGRLRLYEPRCSPQPQQEGPGPEGGRGARVVWVCGGDFLLVSGFDSRSERRILLYRAQALPDGPISVLGLDVAPSTLLPFYDEDTSVVFLTGKGDTRVFLYEVTPEPPYFLECNSFTSSDPHKGFVFLRKTACDVRDVEFARALRLGQSSLEPVAFRVPRVKKEYFQEDVFPPTRVWWEPALSASAWLGGADGQQSHAELRPADMVPVSQAPKEAPARKFVPAATYLGEKTDEQKKEELLSAMVARLGNRHDPLPQDSFEGVDEAEWD
- the LOC140258546 gene encoding coronin-7-like isoform X1, which translates into the protein MNRFKASKFRHTEARLPRREAWIGGFRASSIASYGNHAKASCRWVAFSAEAAGVLGIVPLEGRDGGKRIVSQLCCHSDAVTDFDFSPFDPLLLATGSSDETVKVWRLPEEGQELPSSAGLTLGPGGGPVDMLQFHPTADGILTTGVGKQVTVWDMGQQQPLTALEAHGDQLQSLSWKHDGRLLGTSCKDKKLRIFDPRASPAASQCVPGHENNKDSRLLWMGASDCLISVGFSQMREREVKLWDTRKFSGATFTLALDTSSGAVIPLYDADTGLLVLAGKGENLLYCLEAAAAQPALTQVTQCLMEGHTRGLAAVPRLALDVMACEVLRVLQLTDTFLVPVSYIVPRKSNQEFHEDLFPDCAGMLPATDAKAWWAGDNQQVGRVSLHPARRPTQTFRSPLIAAASSTQLPDDGPTDTDRSEGSGYSSPSGSLTSPSSAGPSLSTSTGPSSGFVSSPSQKSLQSILGPSSRFRHTQGTVLHRDTHITNLRGLSLTTPGESDGFCANHRRVALPLLSAGGQIAVLELSKPGRLPDVAVPTIQNGAAVSDLSWDPFDPQRLAVAGEDAKIRLWRVPEGGLQDTLQEPEAVLRGHTEKIYSIRFHPVAADLLVSSSYDMTVRIWELGAGQEVLSLQGHTDQIFSLAWSPDGRKLATASKDGRLRLYEPRCSPQPQQEGPGPEGGRGARVVWVCGGDFLLVSGFDSRSERRILLYRAQALPDGPISVLGLDVAPSTLLPFYDEDTSVVFLTGKGDTRVFLYEVTPEPPYFLECNSFTSSDPHKGFVFLRKTACDVRDVEFARALRLGQSSLEPVAFRVPRVKKEYFQEDVFPPTRVWWEPALSASAWLGGADGQQSHAELRPADMVPVSQAPKEAPARKFVPAATYLGEKTDEQKKEELLSAMVARLGNRHDPLPQDSFEGVDEAEWD